GTTTCATCGGTGCGGGCCTCTTCTACGCCCTCGCGTGAGATTTAAGAACACAGTGGAAAATTCAACGCGGCGAATGATGACTACGGCGGATTCCCGACCGGTGAGGAGGACCTTAGGGGCTGACGCCGGAAAGATAGAAAAGGATCACTCATCCTTCGCCTCTCCCCTCCCCCTCAGGTACTCCTCGTAGACCTCCCACAGCGAGACGAGGGCAGCGGGAATGCCGTGCTCAGTGGCGAAGGTCATGTATGGGGCCAAATCAACCACGTAGTCGGCGAAGCGGAAGAGACCGCGTGGAATGCCCTCGCGGGAGCCGACGAAGATCACAACCTCCCTGGCGTAGAACATGTCCTTAGCGAGGCTCCCCTTCACCTCGGCCAGAGTTGGTCCCTTGGGGTCGGTGATGATGAGCAGCCTCTTGCTCCGCCTCTTGTCCCTGACGACCTGATAGAGATCCCACACTGAAACGGGAACCTTCTCGACCTTCCAGGGATAGGCCTCGCGCTGTATCTGGTACCTGCTCTCCTGGCCGATTTTAACGCCTTTTATGAACTCGGCCAGCTCGAAGGCGTCCATCTTCTCCTTGGGGGCTATGACGAGCTCCTTCACCTCGAAGGCCTGAGCGGCCCGACCTATCTTCTCACCGAAGGAACGGCAGGCCTTGTAGTCGCCCCAGTATGGCATCTGGACGAGCGTGACCTTGCGGAAGAGCTTCCTCGCGTCTATCTTGTCCGGGGTAAACTTCCTGAACTCCTCTCCGGGAAGGACAGAGAGGTAAGCCTTGTCCCCGATTATCTCCACCTGAACAACCCTGTCCGGCCAGCTGAGGTTTACATCAGCGCCGCTCAGTTCCCTTATCCTTGCCCCCAGTTCCCTATTGACATCGAGGCTTGAAAAGCTGTGCTTTCCGCGCCTCTTCGTCTTCACAGCGAAAGTCTCGTCCGCTCCTATTAGCGGGGCAAGCTTTTCGGCGCTTTCGACTATCCTCTCGAGCGCTGCCGGAACCTCGACGATGACGGGAATGATCCTCTCGACCTCCGGGATCGCTAGTATCTTCTCCTCCACGTTCTCCTCGTCGGTCTCAACAATGACCAGACCCGAGTAGCCCATCGGAGACGCCCAGACGCTGGCATCTGGAAGGGCCTCCCTTATGTAGTTTGCCGCGACGCTCTCCATTCCCCGCTGGGTCTTAACGAGAAACTTCACTCTCCCACCTCCAGAGAAGGGTTGGATAGAACTTTAAAAGTCTGCCGAGAGAAGGACGGGTTTAGAGAAGGAGAGTTGGAGGCATCAAGCCTCCGGCTCGGCGAGGACCTTTATCTTCCTTATCTCGGCCCTCTTTATCGGGTATATCTTGCGCGCTTCCTTGGCTATCTCAGCCGCCATCTTGCCGCTGACGGCCTCGAGGACGAAGTCCTTGAAGTCAAGCTCCTCGGCCTTCTTGTAGATGATGTCCCTGATGATCTCCCTGATGGCCCTCTCCTGGCTGGTCTGGATCCTGCGGTAGGCTATAACCATGCCCATGACGCGGAGCTTGTAGCCGTCCTTGGTGGTGATGTTGAATATTCCATCGACCCTGGTGGTCCTCCTTCTGACGAGGCTCCTTATGTAGCTCCTCGCGAGGGTGTGGCCCTTGAACTTGGTGTAGGCGTTCTGGCCCTTGACGTCGTAGACCTGGAAGTAGAGCTTGACCTGGCCCTTGGTGAAGTCTCCAGTGAGGTCCTTGAGGGTGGTCTCGATGACCCTGCCGATTACCTTCTCCGGCTCATCGGCCGGGGTGAGGCCTATCTCCTTGCTTCCGAAGAAGTCCGGAGCGTAAACTATATACCACTCCTTGCTCTTCCACTTGTCCTTGGTAGCGGCAGCCTTCTTCCTGGGGTTACCTTTCGCCATCTTAACACCTCCGCTTCACACCTTTTCGGTAACATCTTCGGCGATTTTGATTGAAAACACCAAATCGTCCAGCGCTTTGATGAGTGTTTCAATCTCACCCGAGTATTTAACCTTTGTTATGACGTCCCCATCTTCCCATTGGGTTAGCACATTTAAACTTTTCTTTAGGCCCTCAGGGAGGCCCGCGTTGTCCACCTCAAGCGCCTGGGCAATGGCCTCGGCCCTCTTGGGGTCGCCGTAGTGCCAGGCTATCTCCGCCCTAGCCTCAATCTTCACTGCCCTTTCCCTCCCCGACCTGCCTGGCCAAGGCCTCGTTAAACAACCGTATGAACTCGTCTATCCTGCCCTTAGGGAAGCGTATTCCTGCTGCTATCGCGTGCCCGCCGCCCTCACCGCCGAGCTTCTCCGCCACTTCCTTCAGTGCCTCTCCCAGGTGGTAGCCCTTTGCGAGGGCCTTCTCTGTGGTTCTGGCCGAGCCTTTCACCAGGTTCTCGTCCTCGTCGCTGTCCGCCAGAACGACGACGGGCTTCTCGGGGTCGGCCAGGCCGGCGTTTATGGCTATG
This Thermococcus cleftensis DNA region includes the following protein-coding sequences:
- a CDS encoding SPOUT family RNA methylase, whose translation is MKFLVKTQRGMESVAANYIREALPDASVWASPMGYSGLVIVETDEENVEEKILAIPEVERIIPVIVEVPAALERIVESAEKLAPLIGADETFAVKTKRRGKHSFSSLDVNRELGARIRELSGADVNLSWPDRVVQVEIIGDKAYLSVLPGEEFRKFTPDKIDARKLFRKVTLVQMPYWGDYKACRSFGEKIGRAAQAFEVKELVIAPKEKMDAFELAEFIKGVKIGQESRYQIQREAYPWKVEKVPVSVWDLYQVVRDKRRSKRLLIITDPKGPTLAEVKGSLAKDMFYAREVVIFVGSREGIPRGLFRFADYVVDLAPYMTFATEHGIPAALVSLWEVYEEYLRGRGEAKDE
- a CDS encoding 30S ribosomal protein S3ae; this encodes MAKGNPRKKAAATKDKWKSKEWYIVYAPDFFGSKEIGLTPADEPEKVIGRVIETTLKDLTGDFTKGQVKLYFQVYDVKGQNAYTKFKGHTLARSYIRSLVRRRTTRVDGIFNITTKDGYKLRVMGMVIAYRRIQTSQERAIREIIRDIIYKKAEELDFKDFVLEAVSGKMAAEIAKEARKIYPIKRAEIRKIKVLAEPEA
- a CDS encoding KEOPS complex subunit Pcc1 yields the protein MKIEARAEIAWHYGDPKRAEAIAQALEVDNAGLPEGLKKSLNVLTQWEDGDVITKVKYSGEIETLIKALDDLVFSIKIAEDVTEKV